A stretch of DNA from Anaerolineae bacterium:
TGATGAAGTCCAGGAGATCCCGGTCGGCCACGGGACCGGCCGTGGAGAGCTGGCGAATATCGAAGAGGCGCACGAACTCCTCGTAGGAGTAGACGTCCTTCTCCTCCGGGTGGGCCCAGATGATGCGGGTGAGGAAGTTGCGGAAGCCCTCGGGGAGGTAGCCCTGGTCGCGGTACCACTCGATGGAGGTATCGCCGGAGCGCTTGGAGAGCTTGCGCCGGCTGGCGTCCCGCAGAAGGGGAGTGTGCACGATGCGGGGCACCTCCCAGCCGAAGTAGCGGTACAGGAGCAGGTGCTTGGGGGTGGAGGAGATCCACTCCTCCCCCCGGATGGCGGTGGTCACCCGCATGAAGTGATCGTCCACCACCACGGCCAGGTGGTAGGTGGGAAAGCCGTCCGACTTGAGCAGCACCTGATCGTCCACCTGGCGGGAGTCGAAGACGATCTCGCCCCGCAGGGGATCCTGGAAGCGGAACTCGGCCTCATCCGGCACCACCAGACGCACCACGCAGCGCTCTCCCGCTTCCAGGCGCCGGCGGGCCTCCTCGGGATTAAGGCTGCGGCAGTGGCGGTCGTACATGGGGAGTTGGCCGGCGGCCTGCTGGGCCCGGCGCACCTCCTCCAGTCGCTCGGGAGGGCAGAAACAGCGGTAGGCGTGGCCGTGCTCCAGGAGCCACTCTGCCGCCGCCTGATAGAGGGGCAGCCGCTGGCTCTGGACGTAGGGACCGTAGTCCCCGCCCACTTCCGGGCCCTCGTCGGGGGCGATACCGAGCCACTCCAGCGCCGCCACGATCTCATGCACGGCCCGGTCGTCCAGCCGCTTGCGGTCGGTGTCCTCGATGCGCAGGATGAAGCGGCCCCCGGTCTTATCGGCCAGGGCCCGGTCCACCACGGCCTGGAGGGCGGTGCCGATGTGGGGCCGGCCGGTGGGGCTGGGCGCCACCCGGGTAACCTCCGCCCCGGGCGGGAGGCCGCGCGGGGGGTAGAGGGACTCGTATTGGTCGAGGGACAGGGGACGATCCGGCAAGTGAGTGACTCCCGATCTCAGTTGAGCGTGGGGCTATGGTAGCACGGGGAAGGGGAGGGGCTCAAGGAAGGGCCGGCCGGCCTTTCCTGCTGGTGGGCGGGTGGCTGCTTCAGACCTCCCCATGTAGCTGGTCCTGGTTCAGCCGACCGCCATCGTTCGTGATCGGACGTTGCGTACGATATGCTGCCCTAGCAGGCACGAGGGCCAGCAACAGAGTAGCGGCCGACAGGCTTGAGCACTTGCCTCTGGATGTGTTCCAGGTGCCTCCCTACCAGATCACCACGAAGTCTGCCATACGCGGTTGAACGGGCTCCATCGCTCCGTCGACCAAGTCTAGCGACCACAGGCCGTCATCCATTCTCTCAAAGAGCAGGCGAGTGCCATCCGGCGACCACTGGACATTGAGGAGGCTGCCCAAGGCTTCCGTCAGCCGGACCGTGTTCCCCGTTTCGGTATCGAAGAGCCAGAGGCTCGAGCCGGGACCGGGGACTCCCGGGGGCATGAGCGGTTGTTCGAACGGGAACTCAGCGGCGAGGGCAACCCAGCGTGCGTCCGTCGGAGCTATGCTGGCAGAACGCACGATGGCCGTCTGCGTGAGTCTGGTGAGCTCAAGCGCTGTTGCGTCGAGACGCCACAGGTTGTCGAAGTACAGCGCCAGCTTCGGATCTTCCTCTGCCCAGACAAACTGCAGGGCGTTCGAGCCGGGGAGCCAAGTTAGGTCAAAGGGGCTGTATGCGCCGGGCATGGGGATCACGGTGGCTTGGCCGGTGCCGTCTGCGTTGGCGAGGACCAGATCGATCGGGCCTCCCATGAGGTCTTCCAGTCTCACACACGCCAGTCTGGTGCCGTCAGGCGACCAGGCGGCGCTTTCATACAGGAACACCTCCTCGCTGGGCAGTATGACTTTCGCCTCGCCCGTGTTGACGTCTACGACGCTCAGTCCCCCGCCTCCGACGAACGCGATGCGTTGGCCATCGGGCGACCAGACCGGCTCGCGGCCTTCCACCAAGAAGGAGAACTCACCCCTGGCCACATCGAGAAGGTAGATATCCCAACCGTACGGCTGACCCTTGTACTCCAGCGCTAAGGTGTCGGTGACAACCAGAGCCACCCTGTCTCCGCCAGGAGAGACGCTGCCCCAGCGCAGTGGAGGTCCCTCGGTGCCCTGCACGGGGTAGTGTCCGAGATAGAGGCCCG
This window harbors:
- a CDS encoding glutamate--tRNA ligase, which translates into the protein MPDRPLSLDQYESLYPPRGLPPGAEVTRVAPSPTGRPHIGTALQAVVDRALADKTGGRFILRIEDTDRKRLDDRAVHEIVAALEWLGIAPDEGPEVGGDYGPYVQSQRLPLYQAAAEWLLEHGHAYRCFCPPERLEEVRRAQQAAGQLPMYDRHCRSLNPEEARRRLEAGERCVVRLVVPDEAEFRFQDPLRGEIVFDSRQVDDQVLLKSDGFPTYHLAVVVDDHFMRVTTAIRGEEWISSTPKHLLLYRYFGWEVPRIVHTPLLRDASRRKLSKRSGDTSIEWYRDQGYLPEGFRNFLTRIIWAHPEEKDVYSYEEFVRLFDIRQLSTAGPVADRDLLDFI